A part of Candidatus Zymogenaceae bacterium genomic DNA contains:
- a CDS encoding NTP transferase domain-containing protein: protein MKGVILAGGLGTRLYPLTRVTNKHLLPVYDKPMIFYPIQTLVNAGIEDILIVTGGNSAGDFLRLLKNGADFGLKRLHYAYQEGEGGIADALSLAEHFAEGEAICVVLGDNIIEKNIIQAVKDFDNQGNGAKILLKEVSDPQRFGVPVLKGDKVVKIEEKPKDPKSDYAVIGIYLYDNEVFSIIKILKPSDRGELEITDVNNAYIERDALTWSVIDGWWSDAGTFDSLLSASGLVAKTGANNV, encoded by the coding sequence ATGAAAGGTGTTATTTTAGCGGGGGGGCTGGGCACCAGGCTCTATCCACTCACGAGGGTAACCAACAAGCATCTCCTGCCGGTGTATGACAAACCAATGATATTTTACCCGATTCAGACCCTAGTCAATGCGGGTATTGAGGATATCCTCATCGTCACCGGTGGAAACAGCGCCGGCGATTTTTTGCGCCTGTTGAAAAACGGTGCTGACTTCGGCCTGAAGCGCCTGCACTACGCGTACCAGGAAGGGGAAGGGGGCATTGCGGACGCCCTGAGCCTGGCGGAGCATTTCGCCGAGGGAGAGGCCATCTGCGTGGTGCTGGGGGACAACATTATCGAGAAAAACATCATCCAGGCGGTGAAGGATTTTGACAATCAGGGAAACGGGGCGAAGATACTCTTAAAAGAGGTTTCGGACCCCCAGCGGTTCGGTGTGCCGGTCCTCAAGGGCGACAAAGTCGTTAAGATAGAGGAAAAACCGAAAGATCCAAAATCGGATTATGCCGTTATCGGGATATATCTCTATGACAATGAGGTTTTCAGTATCATAAAAATACTCAAACCGTCGGATCGGGGAGAGTTGGAAATCACTGATGTCAACAACGCCTACATAGAGCGAGACGCCCTGACGTGGAGCGTCATCGACGGTTGGTGGTCCGACGCGGGCACCTTCGACTCACTTCTTTCGGCCAGCGGGCTCGTTGCCAAGACAGGGGCCAACAACGTATAG
- a CDS encoding O-acetylhomoserine aminocarboxypropyltransferase/cysteine synthase, which translates to MTNKKTDSYGFDTLALHGGYTPDPATGARSVPIYQTTSFVFDDAEHAARLFSLDESGNIYTRIGNPTTEVFEKRMALLEGGVGALAVASGQAAVSLALLTITSAGGHVVSSVSLYGGTHTLFHHTFSRLGIDADFVDIHDLDAVKSALTDRTSCIYLETIGNPAMDVPDIQTIADIAHAHGVPLMVDNTFASPALCRPLEHGADIVIHSATKYIGGHGTSIGGVIVDGGAFDWSSRPFSLLTEPDPSYHGIVFTDEFGPEAFITRARVTMLRDFGPALSPFNAFLFIQGLETLSLRMRRHSENAQIAAEFLDSHPAVSRVSYPGLTTHPTHACAARYLPGGCGGMIGFEVMGGIEAGKKVINNVKLISLLANVGDARSLIIHPASTTHQQLTETQRLEGGVTDGFVRLSVGLETACDIINDLDCALGG; encoded by the coding sequence ATGACAAATAAAAAAACGGATTCTTACGGCTTCGATACGCTGGCCCTGCACGGAGGGTACACACCGGATCCCGCCACCGGCGCCCGGTCCGTCCCCATCTACCAGACCACGTCGTTCGTCTTCGACGACGCGGAACACGCCGCCCGGCTCTTTTCCCTGGATGAATCGGGCAATATCTACACCCGCATCGGAAACCCGACCACGGAGGTGTTCGAAAAAAGAATGGCGCTGCTGGAGGGGGGGGTGGGTGCGCTTGCTGTCGCTTCGGGCCAGGCGGCGGTGAGCCTGGCGCTGCTCACCATCACCTCCGCGGGGGGGCACGTGGTATCCTCTGTGAGCCTCTACGGCGGAACCCACACCCTGTTTCATCACACCTTCTCCCGTCTCGGCATCGATGCGGATTTCGTGGATATCCACGATCTTGACGCTGTGAAATCCGCCCTGACCGACAGAACATCGTGCATCTACCTCGAGACGATCGGCAACCCGGCCATGGACGTCCCCGATATCCAAACAATCGCCGACATCGCCCATGCCCACGGCGTCCCGTTGATGGTGGACAACACCTTCGCATCCCCCGCCCTGTGCCGACCCCTGGAGCACGGAGCGGATATTGTGATACACTCGGCCACGAAATACATCGGCGGGCACGGCACCTCCATCGGCGGGGTCATCGTGGACGGCGGCGCCTTCGACTGGTCATCACGCCCCTTCTCACTTTTGACGGAGCCGGACCCCTCGTACCACGGGATCGTCTTTACCGACGAATTCGGCCCGGAGGCGTTCATCACCCGCGCCCGGGTGACGATGCTCAGGGATTTCGGCCCGGCCCTGTCACCCTTCAACGCGTTTCTCTTCATCCAGGGGTTGGAGACCTTGAGCCTGCGCATGCGGCGCCACAGCGAAAACGCACAAATCGCGGCCGAATTTCTCGACTCTCACCCGGCCGTCTCCCGGGTTTCCTACCCGGGACTGACAACTCACCCCACCCATGCATGCGCCGCACGATACCTCCCCGGCGGATGCGGGGGGATGATCGGCTTCGAGGTGATGGGGGGGATCGAGGCGGGGAAAAAGGTCATCAACAACGTCAAGCTGATTTCCCTTCTGGCCAACGTGGGGGACGCCCGGAGCCTCATCATCCACCCGGCCAGCACCACCCACCAGCAGCTGACCGAAACCCAGCGGCTCGAGGGAGGCGTGACCGACGGCTTTGTCCGCCTCAGTGTGGGGCTGGAGACGGCTTGTGACATCATCAATGATCTCGACTGTGCCCTGGGAGGGTGA
- a CDS encoding LPS-assembly protein LptD, with product MKSCIALIRCIGSAMLVIAVVAVAPFATAQVDDDYFGDPTTPVTIEADMLSYDRENNVYIAEGNVEITRGTSMLNADLIRVNAVTKDAVAEGNVVYYDGENRVEADRVELNIDTQTGILYNGMIFYAEKHFYVAGEELEKTGEDTYRAFRGSLTSCDGEVPAWRISGRKAEVTVGGYAEVWDGVFRVKDVPVMYLPYGIYPVKRERQTGLLMPSFGSSSDDGFSFTLPFYWAINKSMDATIIGDVMTERGLKVGLEYRYVLAEDLYGQINYSFIEDHNRKDVDTGRTYTDFRWAFSFDHSQVLPGGIQAFVDINMISDDDYIDDLYDSYDNIEQRDSDYMESRVNLSRDFDWAFAYVNFSYLDDLDDRRDERTLHRLPEAGFTVRPVEIPHTPLVFRMSPTMVYFYREKGTEGVRLNVNPRLSAPISLKYLTVEPWAEGIATWWWTDDNNRGDNSSDRYTYVAGVKAFSEHVSTVYPDGGPYDTLSWLIRPGVSYTFAPDLEQKHYPRFDSVDRVWGRSILTFSLESSLNGNPVFADTPDTLEIFYLKAGVAMDFDKDPDSVNYNLPETYVTSFYEVRLNPCNHFSLGFEMDIDHYLNNISRLSGDMSVTDSRGDYLKVGYSRIEEIYYNIKDEQFYTQEYDRLFGELKLVAYRDLDLYLETSCVFNDEEYKDGVLHKTDDERRYYSIGFDYHKQCWAVFLDVYYEEDTSDDSDDYGFMMTISLTGLGSISYGD from the coding sequence ATGAAATCATGTATAGCATTGATTCGATGTATCGGTTCAGCGATGCTGGTCATCGCTGTGGTGGCCGTTGCGCCGTTTGCGACGGCGCAGGTCGATGACGACTATTTCGGCGATCCGACCACGCCCGTCACGATCGAAGCTGATATGCTCAGCTATGATCGGGAAAATAATGTATACATCGCCGAGGGGAATGTTGAAATCACCCGGGGAACCTCCATGCTCAATGCGGACCTAATCAGGGTCAACGCCGTCACCAAGGACGCCGTTGCCGAGGGGAACGTGGTGTATTATGATGGGGAGAACCGGGTAGAGGCGGACCGGGTTGAGCTGAATATAGACACCCAGACCGGTATCCTCTATAACGGAATGATCTTTTATGCCGAGAAACATTTCTACGTCGCCGGCGAGGAACTGGAGAAGACCGGCGAGGATACCTATCGGGCCTTCAGGGGAAGCCTGACCAGCTGCGACGGGGAGGTACCGGCCTGGAGGATTTCCGGCAGAAAAGCCGAGGTGACCGTCGGCGGGTACGCGGAAGTCTGGGACGGGGTGTTCCGGGTCAAGGACGTGCCGGTCATGTACCTTCCCTACGGCATCTACCCGGTCAAGAGGGAGCGGCAGACCGGGCTTCTCATGCCGTCATTCGGCTCGTCCAGCGACGACGGCTTTTCGTTCACGCTCCCCTTTTACTGGGCCATCAATAAGAGCATGGACGCCACCATCATCGGTGATGTGATGACCGAGCGGGGCCTGAAGGTGGGGCTGGAATATCGATATGTTCTGGCCGAAGACCTGTACGGCCAGATCAACTACAGCTTTATCGAGGACCATAACCGCAAGGACGTGGATACCGGCCGTACGTATACCGACTTTCGCTGGGCGTTCTCCTTCGACCATTCCCAGGTGCTCCCCGGGGGTATCCAGGCGTTTGTGGACATCAACATGATCAGCGATGACGATTACATCGACGACCTGTATGACTCGTACGACAATATCGAACAAAGAGACTCCGACTATATGGAGTCCAGGGTGAATTTATCCCGGGACTTTGACTGGGCCTTCGCCTACGTCAATTTCAGCTATCTCGACGATCTGGACGATCGGCGGGATGAAAGAACCCTCCATCGGCTACCCGAGGCGGGGTTCACGGTGCGGCCGGTTGAGATACCCCATACGCCTCTGGTGTTCAGGATGTCACCCACGATGGTCTATTTTTATCGCGAGAAAGGGACTGAAGGGGTACGTCTGAACGTCAACCCCAGGCTCTCCGCGCCGATCTCCCTGAAATACCTGACCGTGGAACCCTGGGCCGAGGGCATCGCCACCTGGTGGTGGACCGACGACAACAACCGCGGCGACAACAGTTCCGATCGATACACCTACGTGGCGGGGGTGAAGGCGTTCAGCGAACATGTGTCCACCGTCTATCCGGATGGAGGTCCGTATGATACGCTCTCGTGGCTCATCAGACCCGGCGTGTCCTACACCTTCGCCCCGGACCTCGAACAGAAACACTACCCCCGGTTCGATTCCGTGGATCGGGTGTGGGGGAGGAGCATACTCACTTTTTCTCTGGAGAGCAGTCTCAACGGGAATCCCGTCTTTGCCGATACGCCCGATACGCTCGAGATTTTCTATCTCAAGGCGGGCGTCGCGATGGATTTCGACAAGGATCCTGACAGCGTCAACTACAATCTTCCCGAAACCTATGTCACCTCGTTCTACGAGGTGCGTCTGAACCCCTGCAATCACTTCAGCCTCGGGTTCGAGATGGACATAGACCACTATTTGAACAACATTTCCCGGCTCTCCGGGGATATGAGCGTCACCGATTCCCGGGGCGATTATCTGAAGGTCGGGTATTCGAGGATTGAAGAAATATACTATAATATCAAGGATGAGCAGTTTTACACACAAGAGTACGATAGGCTTTTCGGGGAGTTGAAACTGGTTGCATACAGAGATCTTGATCTCTATTTGGAAACCAGTTGTGTGTTCAACGATGAAGAATACAAAGACGGTGTTTTGCATAAGACCGACGATGAGAGGCGATATTACAGCATCGGCTTCGATTACCACAAACAATGCTGGGCGGTCTTTTTGGACGTGTATTACGAAGAAGACACGAGTGATGATTCGGACGACTACGGCTTTATGATGACCATCTCCCTGACGGGATTGGGCTCCATCTCGTATGGGGACTGA
- the cysK gene encoding cysteine synthase A has product MISETITDLIGNTPLVRLNRLSRDLSSSILVKLESKNPGGSIKDRIALSMIEAAEHQGLITPGVSTIVEPTSGNTGIGLALVGAARNYRVVIVMPDSLSRERMDLLRLLGADLVLTPGASGIEAAIEEASRIRDETPNAYMPLQFENPENPAAHRRTTAEEIYRDTEGSVDVFVAGVGTGGTITGTGSRLKELIGDCRVVAVEPAGSPVISGGKPGPHGIQGIGAGFIPQVLDLTVIDEIITVTDQDALTTARRIITEEGILCGISSGANVWAARKLAARPEYTGKTIVTIICDTGDRYLSTDLAKSTNE; this is encoded by the coding sequence ATGATTTCCGAAACCATCACCGACCTCATCGGAAACACCCCATTGGTCAGGCTCAATCGGCTTTCCCGAGACCTCTCGTCCTCAATCCTGGTGAAACTGGAATCGAAAAATCCAGGCGGCAGCATCAAGGACCGTATCGCCCTTTCGATGATAGAAGCGGCGGAACACCAGGGTTTGATCACTCCGGGAGTATCCACCATCGTGGAACCCACATCAGGCAACACCGGCATCGGTCTTGCTCTGGTGGGGGCGGCTCGAAACTACCGGGTGGTCATCGTCATGCCCGATTCCCTGAGCCGCGAGCGTATGGACCTCCTAAGACTCTTGGGAGCTGATCTGGTACTCACGCCGGGGGCATCGGGCATTGAGGCCGCCATCGAAGAGGCTTCTCGGATACGAGACGAGACGCCGAACGCCTATATGCCGCTCCAATTTGAAAATCCCGAAAACCCCGCCGCTCACCGCCGCACCACCGCCGAGGAGATTTATCGAGATACCGAGGGTTCCGTGGATGTCTTTGTGGCCGGTGTGGGCACCGGCGGAACCATCACCGGCACAGGATCACGGCTCAAGGAGCTGATCGGCGACTGTCGGGTGGTGGCGGTGGAACCCGCAGGCTCCCCCGTGATCTCAGGAGGAAAGCCGGGACCCCATGGTATCCAGGGTATCGGCGCGGGATTCATTCCACAGGTATTAGACCTGACGGTGATTGATGAAATCATCACCGTCACAGACCAAGACGCCCTCACCACCGCCAGGAGGATCATCACCGAGGAAGGTATCCTGTGCGGCATCTCCTCGGGGGCAAACGTATGGGCCGCACGCAAGCTCGCCGCCCGACCCGAATACACGGGAAAAACCATCGTCACCATCATCTGCGATACCGGAGATCGATACCTCTCAACAGACCTTGCAAAAAGCACAAACGAATAG
- a CDS encoding homoserine O-acetyltransferase gives MPNGTRKTHRESPGSVGIVGKEYFTFAAHPDELELESGARLGPVTLAYETYGSLNADRSNAVLVFHALSGDSHCAGRYTPDDEKPGWWEVMVGPGKGVDTDRFFVICVNVIGGCMGSTGPASIHPKTKKPYGLAFPVISIRDMVAAQRHLIDHLEIEVLHGVIGGSMGGMQALQWAIDYPERAKSAVLLATTPRLSPQGIAFDQVGRQAIINDPNFAGGDYYGKQPPEMGLAVARMIGHITYLSDEAMHEKFGRRLKEKDKGYAYNFDVEFEVEGYLEHQGVSFNKRFDANSYLYITKAINYFNPQAYHATLAEAFRGVRSKFLVVSFTSDWLYPSYQSKEMARALMAAGAPVSFLELDTPHGHDSFLLQNDELSGIVRDFFANV, from the coding sequence ATGCCGAACGGCACAAGAAAAACTCACCGGGAATCCCCGGGAAGTGTGGGCATCGTCGGGAAAGAGTATTTCACCTTCGCCGCCCACCCCGATGAGCTGGAATTGGAGAGCGGCGCGCGCCTGGGACCCGTCACCCTGGCTTACGAGACCTACGGCTCCCTCAACGCCGATCGATCCAACGCCGTTCTGGTGTTCCACGCCCTCTCCGGGGATTCCCACTGCGCGGGCCGCTACACCCCGGATGACGAGAAACCGGGCTGGTGGGAGGTCATGGTGGGCCCCGGCAAGGGGGTGGACACTGATCGCTTCTTCGTCATTTGCGTAAACGTCATCGGCGGATGCATGGGATCCACCGGCCCCGCATCGATACACCCGAAGACGAAAAAACCTTATGGCCTTGCATTTCCGGTCATCTCCATCAGGGATATGGTCGCAGCCCAACGACACCTAATCGACCATTTGGAGATAGAGGTGCTCCACGGGGTCATCGGCGGCTCGATGGGGGGGATGCAGGCCCTCCAGTGGGCTATCGACTACCCCGAGCGGGCGAAATCCGCGGTGCTCTTGGCCACCACCCCCCGCCTCTCGCCCCAGGGCATCGCGTTCGACCAGGTGGGCCGACAGGCCATCATCAACGATCCCAATTTCGCCGGCGGCGATTATTACGGAAAACAGCCCCCGGAGATGGGGCTGGCCGTGGCCCGGATGATCGGGCACATCACGTATCTCTCCGATGAGGCCATGCACGAAAAATTCGGCAGGCGGCTGAAAGAAAAGGACAAAGGATACGCCTACAATTTCGACGTGGAATTCGAGGTGGAGGGCTACCTGGAGCACCAGGGCGTCAGCTTCAACAAGAGATTCGACGCCAACTCGTACCTCTACATCACCAAGGCCATCAACTACTTCAATCCCCAGGCCTATCACGCCACCCTGGCCGAGGCCTTCCGGGGGGTTCGGTCGAAGTTCCTGGTCGTGTCGTTCACGTCGGACTGGCTGTACCCCAGCTATCAGTCCAAGGAGATGGCCCGGGCCCTGATGGCCGCCGGGGCGCCGGTGTCGTTCTTGGAGCTGGACACCCCCCACGGCCATGATTCGTTCCTGCTTCAAAACGACGAGCTCTCCGGCATCGTCAGGGATTTTTTCGCCAATGTCTGA
- a CDS encoding DUF4405 domain-containing protein, with the protein MMDKNKINFWIDAATFVVFVILVFTGFLLYTHAFGGSGREGGFTIGGLSWKDIHMIASLVFLALIIVHLVFHRSWGATCGKKYTGVGLWILGALMGLLLLAAVCVPFFFAGEHPGGNGYRGGRGVDYGIESNLSGFNRGPGPGRISGDVNLKTVEIPAKTAPGTRAGGHRWGKNR; encoded by the coding sequence ATGATGGACAAAAACAAGATCAACTTCTGGATCGATGCGGCAACATTCGTGGTCTTCGTCATCCTGGTATTCACCGGCTTTCTTCTGTACACCCATGCATTCGGCGGATCCGGTAGAGAGGGCGGTTTCACCATCGGCGGCCTGAGCTGGAAGGACATTCACATGATCGCCTCCCTGGTCTTCCTTGCGCTGATTATCGTGCACCTGGTGTTCCATCGTTCCTGGGGTGCGACGTGCGGGAAGAAATACACCGGTGTCGGGTTGTGGATACTGGGAGCGCTCATGGGGCTGTTACTCTTGGCTGCGGTGTGCGTCCCCTTCTTCTTCGCGGGGGAACACCCGGGAGGAAACGGATATCGAGGAGGCAGGGGGGTCGATTACGGGATAGAATCGAACCTCTCCGGATTCAACCGGGGCCCCGGCCCGGGAAGGATCTCGGGTGATGTGAACCTGAAAACAGTCGAAATACCTGCGAAAACAGCCCCCGGCACGAGAGCCGGGGGCCATCGATGGGGAAAAAACCGGTAG
- the rfbB gene encoding dTDP-glucose 4,6-dehydratase, which translates to MKLLVTGGAGFIGSNFILYLLEKDEGLEIVNLDALTYAGNLANLKSVEDNRRYRFVKGDIIDATLVGEIMADGIDAVVNFAAESHVDRSIIDPDTFIKTNILGTHVLLDAAKKYNISRFVQISTDEVYGSLGPTGYFTEQTPLDPTSPYSASKTSADLLALASFKTFGLPVMVTRCSNNYGPYQFPEKLIPLFITNALEDKPLPIYGDGKNIRDWLHTWDHAAAIETVLKKGVPGEVYNIGGNNERTNLEITEAILAALDKSTDLIRFVADRPGHDRRYAIDSSKIQKELGWAPSYTFDRAMEETVTWYVENRWWWEEIKSGQYQEYYKNFYGDLS; encoded by the coding sequence ATGAAACTCTTGGTGACCGGTGGGGCCGGATTTATCGGCTCCAATTTCATTTTATACCTGTTGGAGAAAGACGAAGGCTTAGAAATCGTCAACCTCGACGCCCTCACCTATGCGGGAAACTTAGCGAACCTGAAGTCTGTGGAAGATAATCGCCGGTATCGGTTTGTCAAGGGTGATATAATCGACGCCACGCTCGTGGGAGAGATCATGGCCGACGGGATCGATGCGGTGGTCAATTTCGCCGCCGAATCTCACGTGGACCGCTCTATCATAGACCCCGATACGTTCATCAAAACGAACATCCTGGGCACCCACGTGCTTCTGGATGCGGCCAAGAAATATAATATCTCCCGATTTGTCCAGATTTCCACCGATGAGGTGTACGGCTCCCTGGGGCCGACAGGGTATTTCACCGAACAGACACCCCTGGACCCCACCAGCCCGTATTCCGCCAGCAAGACATCGGCGGATCTTTTGGCCCTGGCCAGTTTCAAGACCTTCGGTCTCCCGGTAATGGTCACCCGCTGTTCCAACAACTATGGTCCCTATCAATTCCCGGAAAAGCTTATCCCGCTTTTTATCACAAACGCCCTGGAGGACAAGCCCCTGCCGATTTACGGCGATGGGAAGAATATCCGGGACTGGCTGCACACCTGGGATCATGCCGCGGCGATCGAGACGGTGCTGAAAAAAGGTGTCCCCGGCGAGGTATACAACATCGGCGGGAACAACGAGCGGACGAATCTTGAGATCACCGAGGCGATACTTGCGGCCCTTGACAAGTCCACCGACCTCATCCGCTTCGTGGCGGACCGACCCGGCCACGACCGCAGGTACGCCATCGATTCGTCCAAGATTCAGAAAGAGCTGGGCTGGGCGCCGTCGTATACCTTCGATCGGGCGATGGAGGAGACGGTCACCTGGTACGTGGAAAACCGTTGGTGGTGGGAGGAGATCAAGAGCGGTCAGTATCAGGAATACTACAAGAACTTTTACGGAGATCTTTCATAG
- a CDS encoding class I SAM-dependent methyltransferase produces the protein MMTDAIHRFDERSEEYDRFRPSYPVEMMNFLRVEVGLDASHVVVDVGAGTGKLTEILLQNENRAYAVEPNDRMRVIAERNLSRYKKYISVKGTAEEMNVPDHAADFVFAAQAFHWFDVRRARQEFRRILRGGGMVVLIWNVRNTHGSDFLTAYNEILRTYSSGYAAHERDKIDDEKIGSLYGSRKYKTAYFPYSQTLSEDGLVERILSNTYAPSPDDDNYEEMLDAVRALFGELNKDGKVYIEYTTNVVYGAL, from the coding sequence ATGATGACCGACGCAATACACAGATTTGATGAACGATCGGAGGAGTACGACAGGTTCAGACCTTCCTACCCGGTCGAGATGATGAATTTTCTCAGGGTGGAGGTTGGACTGGATGCATCGCATGTCGTGGTTGATGTTGGGGCCGGGACCGGAAAGCTTACTGAAATTCTCCTGCAGAACGAAAATCGAGCGTATGCCGTCGAGCCGAATGACCGAATGCGTGTGATTGCAGAGAGAAACCTATCCCGATATAAAAAATATATATCCGTCAAGGGCACGGCGGAAGAGATGAATGTGCCGGATCATGCGGCCGATTTTGTGTTCGCCGCCCAGGCGTTTCATTGGTTTGATGTGAGGAGAGCCCGCCAAGAATTCCGGCGGATATTGCGTGGAGGGGGGATGGTCGTACTGATATGGAACGTCCGAAATACTCACGGGTCTGATTTCTTGACGGCGTATAATGAAATTCTCCGTACGTATTCATCCGGGTATGCGGCGCACGAACGGGATAAGATTGATGATGAAAAAATCGGATCCTTATACGGTTCCCGGAAATACAAAACAGCGTACTTTCCCTATTCTCAAACACTCTCCGAGGACGGTCTTGTCGAAAGGATATTGTCAAACACGTACGCTCCGTCACCCGATGATGATAATTATGAGGAAATGCTGGATGCGGTTCGCGCTCTTTTCGGTGAATTAAACAAGGACGGGAAAGTATACATTGAATATACGACGAATGTCGTCTACGGCGCGCTATAA
- a CDS encoding RrF2 family transcriptional regulator produces the protein MRLTTLSRYGTRALFDIAYYGQGEAVRASEISKRQNISLNYIGQIFLKLKRAGLIKSHRGRSGGYVLSAAPEEITLLAIIEAVEGPIALVSCVNNHKDCMFVESCITHDVWVEASEIIADYFRNITLKNLIDQGKTLGLAREAS, from the coding sequence ATGAGACTCACCACGCTTTCCCGATACGGAACCAGGGCGCTATTTGATATCGCCTATTACGGACAGGGCGAAGCTGTCCGGGCGTCGGAGATCTCCAAGCGCCAAAATATTTCACTCAATTACATTGGACAGATATTTCTGAAGCTCAAGAGGGCCGGACTTATCAAGAGCCATAGAGGGCGCTCGGGCGGATATGTCCTGAGTGCCGCGCCGGAGGAGATCACTCTTCTTGCCATCATCGAGGCGGTGGAGGGACCCATCGCTCTCGTCTCGTGTGTCAACAATCATAAAGACTGTATGTTTGTGGAGTCGTGCATCACCCACGACGTGTGGGTAGAGGCGAGCGAGATAATCGCGGATTATTTCAGAAACATTACTCTGAAAAACCTCATCGATCAGGGTAAGACCTTGGGCTTGGCGCGAGAGGCTTCATAA
- a CDS encoding Gfo/Idh/MocA family oxidoreductase: MTAKKKVPGAGVIGLGVGRAHVIGLMESEHARMLAVCDLMEDRLAQAREYFKTDTYTDLDEFLARKDLDLVVVATPDHTHREVALAVIEAGKHLLLEKPVALDIPSAVDIVTAAKQKDVKLCVGYEYRLNPVTVRTKELIDQGVLGTIAGMSLQHFRGPFLRDKWERWIQKKEFSGGMIVEETCHWFDLLRYYKGMEMTRVGCVKNDWVFDDFDFEDMAYAHGIFEDGSIWEVSHVLTGFDFDLTIVINGTKGTLWSSVKDKERSPLDNYVSEHMGVVAYRAHGRPPEETVVELFGNEIHEVRNIADFAGYFAKTVADDLPVPVTGEDGIAALNIALCASMSADEGRVMDIPQMDF, translated from the coding sequence ATGACTGCGAAGAAAAAGGTTCCGGGGGCGGGAGTTATCGGATTGGGAGTCGGGCGCGCACATGTGATCGGGCTGATGGAGAGCGAACACGCCCGGATGCTGGCGGTATGTGATCTGATGGAGGATCGCCTGGCTCAGGCCCGGGAGTATTTCAAGACCGACACCTATACCGATCTTGACGAATTTCTTGCCCGGAAGGATCTTGACCTCGTGGTGGTGGCCACGCCGGACCATACCCATCGGGAGGTGGCCCTGGCGGTGATTGAAGCGGGCAAGCACCTCCTTTTGGAAAAACCGGTGGCCCTGGACATCCCGAGTGCCGTGGATATCGTCACCGCGGCGAAGCAAAAGGATGTCAAGCTTTGTGTCGGGTATGAATACCGCCTGAATCCGGTGACCGTACGCACAAAAGAGCTCATCGATCAGGGTGTCCTGGGGACGATTGCGGGGATGTCTCTGCAGCATTTTCGCGGGCCCTTTCTGCGGGACAAGTGGGAGCGGTGGATACAGAAGAAGGAATTTTCGGGCGGTATGATCGTTGAGGAGACATGTCACTGGTTCGATCTGTTACGCTACTACAAGGGGATGGAGATGACGAGGGTGGGCTGCGTAAAGAACGATTGGGTCTTTGATGATTTCGACTTCGAGGATATGGCGTACGCCCACGGCATCTTTGAAGACGGCTCGATCTGGGAGGTGTCTCACGTACTGACCGGATTCGATTTCGACCTGACGATCGTGATAAACGGTACGAAAGGGACCCTCTGGAGCTCGGTGAAGGATAAGGAGAGATCGCCCCTTGACAACTACGTCAGCGAGCATATGGGGGTGGTGGCCTATCGGGCCCACGGGAGGCCGCCTGAGGAGACGGTGGTGGAGTTGTTCGGTAATGAGATTCATGAGGTGAGAAACATCGCGGATTTTGCCGGTTATTTCGCAAAGACGGTGGCGGACGACCTCCCGGTGCCGGTGACGGGGGAGGACGGCATTGCGGCCTTGAATATTGCCCTGTGTGCCAGCATGTCCGCCGATGAGGGAAGGGTGATGGACATACCGCAGATGGATTTTTGA
- a CDS encoding dTDP-4-dehydrorhamnose 3,5-epimerase family protein produces MKSSDIAGVVVKRLKTIPDERGRLMEIMRCDDEFFQKFGQVYMTTAFPGVVKGWHYHKEQTDHMAVVRGMMKIVLYDSRDGSPTKGNVMELFMGEHNPQLVVIPPGVFHGFKCISEVEAIVINTPTEPYDRKNPDEYRVHPHENDIPYDWDRKDG; encoded by the coding sequence ATGAAATCATCGGATATAGCGGGGGTCGTGGTCAAACGGCTCAAGACAATCCCGGATGAACGGGGTCGTCTCATGGAGATAATGAGGTGCGACGATGAGTTTTTCCAGAAATTCGGCCAGGTCTATATGACCACGGCGTTTCCGGGAGTAGTGAAAGGGTGGCACTATCACAAGGAGCAGACGGACCATATGGCGGTTGTCAGGGGAATGATGAAGATCGTGCTGTACGATTCCAGGGATGGGAGCCCCACGAAGGGGAACGTCATGGAGCTGTTTATGGGTGAGCACAATCCCCAGCTTGTGGTCATTCCGCCGGGAGTGTTTCACGGGTTCAAGTGCATCTCGGAGGTGGAGGCCATCGTCATCAACACGCCCACGGAACCCTACGATCGTAAAAATCCGGATGAATATCGGGTTCATCCCCACGAAAACGACATACCCTACGATTGGGATAGAAAGGATGGATAA